AGGGGAAGCGGACACCAGCGCCTGCGTGTAGGGATGTTGCGGCCGCGCGAACAGGTCGTCGGCATCGCCATATTCGACGATGCGGCCGAGATACATCACGGCCACCTTGCTGCTGATCTGCCGGACGACGCGCAGATCATGGCTGATGAACAGCATCGTCAGACCGAGCCGGACCTGGAGATCGACCAGCAGGTTCACCACCTGCGCCTGGATCGAGACGTCGAGCGCGCTGACCGGTTCGTCGCAGACGAGGAAGTCGGGCTTGGTCGCCAGCGCACGGGCGAGCACGATGCGCTGGCGCTGACCGCCCGACAGCGCGCCGGGATAGCGGGCGCCATGGCCGTCGTTGAGATCGACAGCCTGGAGCAGCTCATGCACGCGCGCGTCGCGCTCGGCGGCCGTGCCGATGTCGTGGATGTCGAGCGGCTCGCGGATCTGCGCGGCAACGGGAAGTCGTCGATCGAGCGCGCCGAGCGGATCCTGGAAGATCATCTGCATGCGCGCGCGCTGGGCGCGCCACGCCGCCGAGCCTGGTGCTGCGATCGGGGCGCCGTCGAAGCGCACACTGCCGCGGTCGGGCGGCTCGAGACCGAGCACCATGCGGCCGGTGGTGGATTTGCCGGAGCCGGACTCGCCGACGATGCCGAGCGTCTCGCCCTTTTGGATCGAGAAGCTCAGGCCGTCGACGGCGTGGACGGATGCGGCGCGTCCGAACAGGCCGGTCCTCATCCGATAGGTGCGCGAGATCGCCTGGACCTCGACCAGCGGCGCTGTCATTCGGCGGCGAGCTCCATCGGCAGGCGCTGCGGCCGCAGGCAGGCCACCGCGCGGTCCGGCTCGACCGGCGCCAGCGGCGGCACGCCGGCATGGCAGCCGTCGCCGGCAAACGTGCAGCGCGGCGCGAAGGCGCAGCCGCTGGGCAGTGCGCGCGGATCAGGCACTGTTCCGGGAATGGCCTGCAGCCGCCGCCTGACGCCATCGAGCGGCGGCAGCGCGCCGATCAGGCCCTGCGCATAAGGGTGCCAGGGATCATCGAACAGCCGCGTCGCGGGCGCGCGCTCGACGATGCGGCCGGCATACATCACGCAGACGTGGTCGCAATTCTCCGCGACGACGCCGAGGTCATGGCTGATCAGGATCATCGCCATGTTGAACTCGCGCCGGATGGCCGACAGCAGATCGAGGATCTGCGCCTGGATGGTGGCGTCGAGCGCGGTGGTGGGTTCGTCGGCGATCAGCAGCTCGGGCTGTCCGGCCAGCGCCATTGCGATCATGATGCGCTGGACTTGGCCGCCGGAGAACTCGTGCGGATAGGCGGACAGCCGGCGTGCCGCATCGGGGATGCCGACGAGATCGAGCAGCCTGAGCGCCTCGGCCCGCGCAGCCTCGCCGCGCAGCCCGCGATGCAGCGCGAGGCTTTCGCACAACTGGCGCCGGATCGTGAGCACCGGATTGAGCGCGCTGGCGGGATCCTGGAAGATCATCGCGATGCGGCGGCCGCGCACCTGGTCGAGCACCTTGCCGTCAGCGCCGAGCAGCTCGCGGCCTTCGAGCCTGGCCGAGCCTGATACTTTCGCCTTGCCGGGCAGGAGACCCAGCGCCGCGAGCCACGTCACCGACTTGCCGGATCCGGACTCGCCGACGAGGCCGATGGCCTCGCCCCTACCGATGTCAAGATCGATGCCGTGCAGCACGGGCGTGCCGTCGAAGGCGACCTTCAGTTCGGAGATGCTGACCAGCGGCGCCACGGCGTCACGCACCGTAGTTGCCGGTGCGGAAGTCCATCGCGAAGGCCGGCGAGGCCTTCCACTTGATCGACTTCGGCTTGGCGGTGAAGGTCGCGTTCTGGTGCAGCACCGTGTAAGCGGGGTCCTCGCGCTCGGCGATCTCCAGCATGCGGCGGAACGCCTTCTTGCGCGCCTCGCGATCGGTCGAGGTCTCCAGGAATTCGGAAAGACGATTGAGCTCGTCATTGCTCCATTCGCCGACCTGCTGCTGCTGGCCGTTGGGGCCATGCTGGGCGACGAGCGAGGAGACGGGATCGTTGAACGCGGCCGAGTTGGACCAGTCGCGCACCGCGCGGGTCGGAGCGCGCTCGAGAATCTGGGACCAGTTCTCCTTGGTCTCGATCTGAACGTTGAGGCCGACCGCCTGCCACATCTCGACCAGCACCTGCGCGGTCGCGACCTGGTTGGTGTAGTAGTTGTTGAGCAGTCGATACGGGATCGGGTCACCCTTGTAGCCGGCCTGCTTGAGCAGGTCCTGTGCCAGCTTCGGATCGAATGCCGGCACGCTCCAGTCGGCGATGAACATGTCGCCGTAGAATTCCCACTGCAGGCCCTTCGGCACCCGGGTGCGGCCGGCCCACAGGCTGTCGACGATGGCCTGGCGGTCGATCGCATGGGTGAAGGCGCGGCGCACCAGCGGATTGGCGAGCTGCGGGTGGTTCTTGTCGAACACGGTGAGACGGTGATTGAGGATGGTGCCGCCCTGGACCTCGAACGCCGCGTTCTTCTCGATGCCGGCGATCTGGTCCGGCGGGATGTCGCAGGCGAACTGATATTCGCCAGACAGGAGCCCGTTGATGCGGCTCGCGACCTCCGGCACTTCCAGGAATCGGATGCGCTTCAGCGGCGGACGGCCACCCCAATATTCGTCATGGGCTTCGAGCGTCAGCGACACGTCCGGCTTGAACTCGACGATCTTGTAGGGACCCGTCGTGATCGGCTTGCGCGCCCAGTCGAGATAGCTCGCCGCTTCCTCCCAGCCGCGCCGGCTCATGATGTCGGAGCCATAGCGCATCAGGCGGCCTTCGATGGTGACGTCGGGCGTCGCGTTGACGAAGCGCACGGTGTATTTGTCGACGGCGTCGACGCGAACCAGGTCCGGCCACATCCGGCGCGCGACGCCAATCACGTCCGGCGGCAGCTCCTTGCCCGGGCGCGGCGTCGGGATCTTCTCGAACGCCTTGATGGTGGTGCGGCTCTTGGCCTCGCTGTCGCCGAACATGCGCTCGCGGCTGAACGAGAACACGACGTCCTCGGACGTCATCTCGTCACCATTGTGGAACTTGACGCCCTGGCGCAGCTTCAATTCGACGGTCTGGTCGTCGATGCGCTTCCACTCGGTGGCGAGGCCGGGGACGGCTTCGAGATTGCCGCGGAAGTTCTTCGAGATCAGGCTTTCCCACAGCGACGAGTAGAACACGCGCTCGCCGACATTGGACTGCTCGCGCAGCACGTCGAGCACGTTCGAATTGGTCACCTTCTGCACGGCGATGGTGACCGAGGGACGGTTGTCTCCCTGCGCGATCGACACGCGCGGCAGGATGAAGCTGCCGCCGATCGCGGCGCCGGCGCCGAGCAGGCCGCGGCGGGTGAGCTTGGTCATGGCAATCTCTCTGTCGTCTGAGGTTGTCTGAAACGATGGGATCGGGTCGCGCGGACGCGTTGGCCTATCGGGCGAGGCCGAGCGAGGCGAGATACGCGGCGCCGGCCTTGACGTGATCATGGTTGCGCAGTTCGAGGATCAGGCGCGGATTGGAATTGAGCTTCGCCAGTGCGCGGAACACGGCGACCCAGCGGATGTTGCCTTCGCCCGGCGCCCAGTGACGGTCGGCGTAGCCATCGGTGTCCTGCAGATGGACATGGGTCAGCATGTTGCCGGCAGCATCAACGTAGTAGTCGACGGGTGGCGCGCCGGTCGAATGGTGCGCGTAGTTGGCATGGCCGGTATCGAGCGAGACCCGCACCTTGCTGCTGCCCAGCGCCTTGGCCAGGGTGACGCGGTCCTGCGGATCCTTGTCCTCGATGTTCTCGATCACGATCTCGCAGTTGGCCTGCTCGGCAGAGGCAATGACGTCGGTCAAGGTCGCCCTGACACGCTCGATCAGCGCCTCGCGATTGTCCGGCAGCATGTCGATGTTGTTGGCGTCCCACGTCGTGTAGGGCGAGTGGATCACCATCTGCGTGGCGCCGAGAAACTCGGCGACCTCGAGCCCCTGCAGCAGGCGCTTGGTGACGGCGCGGCGGATCATCGGATCGTGGCTGTCGATCTTGAAGCCCCAGAACGGACCGTGGATGCCGAGCCGGCCGGTGTGGCCCGACAGCATCGACTTGATTTCCTTGGCGGTGCTGCGCCAGTCGCTGTCGAGAAGGTCCGCGCGGAAGAAGTCCTGGATCTCCAGATCGCGTTGATGTTCGAGCAGCCAGTCGCAATGCGCGGGAATGGACTTGACGGAGAGGGCGGCGCCGAGCACCGGCAGCGTGGTGGTCATGTCGAGGAAACCCTTTCGAGGAAGCCCTTGCCTGCGTGGGGCCCGGCAAGCGCTAGCGGAGTTCGATGACGCGCCCATGAAGGGCTGTGGAGGACGACCGCGACATGTTGTGTCCTCGCGGGCATGAAGGCGGTCAGCGGATCAATCTCTGGGGTAGTCGCGTGCCGGCTGCTGCTACTTGACGTAGCCGCGGGAATTGCAACAATGCGGCGAAAACGGGGAATTGGGATGACGGTACGGCGTGCAATCCTTGGAATGGTTCTTTCGCTCGTGGCGCTGACGATAGGCGCGTTGATTGAGCCTGCGCATGCAAAGGGGCCTTACGGCTCCATCTCCGTCGCCGGATGGTCAGGCGGTGCCTACACCGACGACAAGACCGGACGGTTCACGAGCTGCATCGCGAGCGCGAGCTACCAGAGCGGCATCACGTTCGGTGTGCTTGCAACGCCGACATATGGTTGGGCTCTCGCCTTCATCCATCCGGGCTGGGCGCTATCCCCCGGGCAAAAGTTTCCGATCGTTCTGAGCTTTGACGGAAAGGCGTCGTACAATGTCGAAGGCGCGGTCTGGACGGCCAACATGGTCGCCGTGCCAATGCCGAACGACTCCACCCTGATCAAGGCGTTCCGCGCCGCGCGGACGATGTCGGCCTTCGCGCAGGGCAACCTGTTCCAGTTCAATCTGAACGGCACGGCCGTGCTGATGCCCACGCTTGCCAATTGTGTGCGCGTGATCAACGCCGGCGGGCTGGCCGCCGCGACCAATTTCAACGCTCAGCCGGCGGCGGCGTCAGTGCAGCGTCCGGCGGCGCCGCAGGCCGCGGCTGCGCCGACGGCCAGCGCGCCGCCACAGCGGATGTCGGAGGACTCTCCCGAGCTGCAATTGGAAGCGATGCAGATCGCCTCCAACTTCATCCTCAAGGCCTCGCTGTCGCATCCGGCCATTCTGGGCGGAGGCGAGCGGCCGGTGTGGCTGACTTCGGGCGGGGTCGCCTGGAAGGCGGACAACGCCACCGGCTTCGTTCGCATCGTGCCGCCGCAGCGCAATGTCGACGGCCTGGAAGTCGCAGCCACGATCATCGGCAACGATGCGCGCGACTGCAAGGGCAAGTTCATCTCGGCGCGCAACAGCGAGCTGGTCGACAGCGCCGTCGTGTTCCGCGGCATGTCCTCCTGCGAGGACAGCGAGAAGTCGGATATCGCCGAGTACTTCATCTTCCCGCGCAAGACCGGCGGCTTCGTGCTGTTTTCGGTCGTCACGCCCACCAAGCCGGTCGGTGGCGGCGGTGGCCAGCAGCTGCAGACGCGCGAGGAAGCCAACGCCAATTTCCGCAAGGCGGCCTACACGTCGATCGGCAAGTAGGCCACTTCCATTCGCGGAGCCGTCAGCGGCTCACCCGCGCACCCGCTTGGGGCGCCTGATCGCGCGCACCTTGCCGCTGTCGCCGCCGCCGCAATACAGCGTCTCGCCTCCGTCGGATTCCATGCCGGAGACGCCGGTGCCGGCGGGCATGTCGAGCTGGTCGAGCACCTCGCCGGTCTCGGGATCGATGCGCCTGATGTCGCTGACGTCGTCTTCCCAGGTGCCGTGCCAGAGCTCGCCATCGACCCAGGTGACGCCGGTGACGAAGCGCGTGCACGGGATGCTGCGCAGGATCTCTCCGGTCGCAGGGTCGATCTGGTGGATCTTGCGATCGCGATAGGCGCCGACCCAGAGCGACCCCTCGGCCCAGGCGAGCCCGGAGTCGCCGCCGCCCGAGGGCGCCGGGATCGTCGCGAGCACGCGGCCATTCTCGGGATCGACCTTGTGAATGCGATCTTCCGCGATCTGATAGAGGTGCCGGCCGTCGAACGCCGTGCCGGCGTGAGAGGGGAGATCGAGCGACTTCCGCACCGTGCCGTCGGCCGGATCGAACGCCTTGATGCTGCTGCCGGTCGCGATCCACACCTGCCGGCCGTCATAGCTGACGCCGTTGACGCGCCCGGCGTCGTCGAAGGGGCCGTACTCGTGAATGATCTCTGCGGCTGCTCGTGTCATGCCTGCCATCCTCTGCTTCCGATGGACCCACGCTAGTCGAGCGACGACCACGCCGGGAGTAACAACGCAGTCGCGAATTCCGGCACGACCGGGCAGGTCCAGCGTTGCGCGCGGCCGCGGCCGAACGACTGCACCTTGCTCGATGATGCGAGCTCATCGAGGGCACGCTGCACCGTCCGCTGGCTCGCGCCCAGCGCCAGCGCAAGGGCGGAGCTCGACCATGCCTCACCGTCGGCGAGGCAAGCAAGCACCGTGGCATTCTCGTCCTCGACCGGCTGTGCCAGTACGACGACGTCGTGATCGCGACGCGGCACCAGGGCAAAGCCGTCTCGCGTGGCATTGATCTCGGCCAAGCCATGGAGCAGCTGGCGCAACCGTCCGATCTCGACGCGCAGGCGGGCGCGGTGCGACTCGTCGGCTTCCTTGCCGTGGAATGCGTGCGCGATCAGCGCGGCCCGCGGCACACCATCGGGGACCCCCTCGGCCAGCCGCCGGGCGAGTGCAAACAGCACCGGCCGCCGCGCCAGCGGCACGATCCGGCTCCCCTGACGTACCGCCAATCGGCAGGCATCGACGATCAGCCGGTCCGACCGGAACAGCGCCTCGACATCGTCGAGCTGTAGCAGTCGCTGCTCGCCGCGCAGGATCATCCGCGCCGCCGGTGCCGACAGAGCCGACGAGGCCCGCTCGATCTCCGCCTGAAGCTCCGGGATGCGGGCCTGCCGCGCCGACCGCGTCGCGCGTTCGAGCGCCGATCGCGCGGTCTTTGTTTGCAGCCGGCGCAAGGCCAGGCCGGCTACGATCAGCTCGTAGATCGTGCGGGCCGCCGGCAGCAGCGGCGAGGGATCGAGCTCGGCGAGGCCTCGCTCGGCGTCATCGAGCTGCCCGACCAGGACCATGCGGCGGATCTCGAGGCTGCGCGCATAGGCGGCATTGGCGCGGTCGCCGTGCTGCTCCAGCGTTTCACGCGCCGCCGCGAGCGACTTCGTCGGCCAGCCGAGATCGCGCGCCGCGAGCGCGATCTCGGCCTCTGCGACGGCGCAGCGGGCGCGGGCCAGCACGGCCCTGGGCCCAAAGCTTCGCGCGGCCTGCCGCAGCAGCGCCTTCGCACGCCCGAAATCGCCAAGCCGCGCCATCGCAATACCGCGCAACGCCAGCGCCGGCGGATCATCGCGCAATGCGACGCGGTTCAATGCGCCGAGCGGGTCGCCGGCGGCGAGCGCCTGCGCCGCCGCCGAGATCAGCGAGTCCATGCAAATCCCGCCATACTTGTCACTCCCGGTCGCTCTCCTGCCGATCCTAGTCTGAGCTGCGGTCAACACGCAAAAAGGATGACGACCATGACCATGCATATCACCGGAACGCGCGAAGATTGGTTGAAGGCCCGGCTCGACCTGCTGCAAGCCGAGAAGGAACTCACTCGCCGCAGCGACGAGCTGGCGGAGCGCCGTCAGGCCATGCCATGGGTGCGCGTCGACAAGGCCTATCGCTTTGACACCGAAGACGGGCCGGCGACGCTGCCCGACCTGTTCAAGGGCCGCTCGCAGCTGCTCGTCTATCACTTCATGTTCGGCCCCGACTTCCAGGCCGGCTGCCCATCCTGCTCGATGATTGCCGACGGCTTCAACGGCTTCCAGGTCCATCTCGCCAATCACGACGTGATGCTGTGGGCGGTGTCACGCGCGCCGCTGGCGAAGCTGAAGGCCTACAAGGCGCGGATGGGATGGTCCTTCCCATGGGCGTCATCGGCGAGCAGCGACTTCAATTTCGACTTCAACGTCGCGATCACCGAGGAGCAGCAGCGCCAGGGCGGCAGCGAGTACAATTATCGCACCAGTCCTCCGCTCGGGACATCGGACGTGCCGGCGATGGTGGCGGAGATTGCCGCGGGCGCCGGGACCGACGGCGCCACGTTCATGCGCGATCGTCCGGGCATGAGCGCCTTCGTCCTCGAGGATGGGGACGTCTATCACACCTATTCGAGCTATGCCCGCGGCCTCGACGGCCTGTGGGGTGCCTATCAATGGCTCGACCGTGCGCCCAAGGGACGCAACGAGCAGGGCGTCTGGTGGCGCCGCCGCGACGAATACGGCAAGCGCTGACGACGGAGCGGAGCCATGGCGTTCTTCCCGATCAGGATGCGCGCGATGCCCGGCATCGCCACTGGTCTCCGCTACGCGGCGGCGCCGACCTTCGCGCTGATGGCGGTGCTGAACGCCATGGCCCGTGACGGCCGTTCAGACGTGATCTGCTCGGCCATGCCGGCGGGCGCACCGCTCGGCGACATGACCGTGATGTACCTCCTGATGAGCGCGTTTCATCTGGTGCCGTGGTTGAGGCGCATGGGGCGGGGCATCACGGGTGCGCGGTCCGACGACGTTCGCGTGCGGCAGCCTAGGAGTTAATTGTCGAGCAGCTTTGCTCGCGGAGAGAGACCCCTCACCCGAGCGGGCCTGCAGAGGGGCCGGCGATGCCCTCTCCCACAAGGGGCGAGGGCACTGTACCGCGCAGTCTTGCCGTGGCGATTTTGGAAGGATACAGCTCGCGATTTCAAGTCAGTACGGTGCCCGTTACTGCGCCTTCTCCCCTTGTGGGAGAGGGCATGTAGGACAGCGCGACAATCTCACTCGGGTGAGGGGCATGTCTCTGCATCCATCACCGAAAATTGAGAGCGTTCAGCCGAACCAACGCATAGCCGACGAAGAGAGCTCACGCCTCCGCCGCGACCTTCAGCGCCTCGGCGCGGATCTCCTCGACCAGCCGCTCCTTGAGCGCGACGAACTCCGGCGAGGTCTTGATCTTGTAGGAGCGGGGATGCGGCAGCTCGATCTTGATGTCGGCCTTGATGCGGCCCGGGCGGGCGCTCATCACCAGCACGCGGCTGCCAAGGAAGATCGCCTCCTCGATATCGTGGGTGACGAACAGCACCGTCTTCTGGTCGCGCTCCCAGATGCCGAGCAGCATCTCCTGCATCAGCACGCGGGTCTGGTTGTCGAGCGCGCCGAACGGCTCGTCGAGCAGCAGGATTTTGGGATCATTGGCGAGCGCCCGCGCGATCGCGCAGCGCTGCTGCATGCCGCCGGAGAGCTGCTTGGGCCAATGGTTCTCGAAACCCTTCAGGCCGATCTGCTGGATGAAGCGGTCGGCGACGGCGTTGCGCTTGTCCTCAGGCACGCCGCGCTCGCGCAGGCCGAAGGCGATGTTCTCACGCACGGTGAGCCAGGGAAACAGCGTGTAGGACTGGAACACCATGCCGCGGTCAGCGCCGGGTCCGGTCACCTCGCGGCCGTCGAGCAGCACCTTGCCGCTCGTCGGATGATCGAGCCCGGCGACGATGCGCAGCAGGGTCGACTTGCCGCAGCCGGAGGGGCCGAGGATGGTGACGAAATCGTTGTTGCCGATGGTGAGCGCGACCGGCTCCAGCGCGCGCGTCGGCGCGTGGCCCTGGCGGGCCGGGAACGTGCGTGAGACCTTGTCGATGACGAGCGTGGTCATGCGAGCTTCCACGGGAACAGCCAGGCGTTGAATGCCTTGAACAGGAAATCCGAGATCAGCCCGATCAGGCCGATGATGATGATGCCGAAGATGATCTGTCCGGTGTTGAGCAGCGCCTGGCTGTCGGTGATCATGTGGCCGATGCCGGAGGACGAGCCGATCAGTTCGGCGACGATGACATAGGTCCAGGCCCAGCCGAGCACGAGCCGCAGGATCTCGGCAATCTCAGGCGCAGCCGACGGCAGCAGCACGCGCGCGATGATGCCGCGATCGCCGGCGCCGAGCGTGTAGGCGGCTTCGACGAGGTCGCGCCGTGTGTTGCCGACGGTGACGGTGATCATCAGGATGATCTGGAACACCGAGCCGATGAAGATGATCAGCAGCTTCTGCAACTCGCCGATGCCGGCCCACAGGATCAGGAGCGGGATGAAAGCGGAGGCGGGCAGATAACGCGCGAACGAGACGAACGGCTCGAGGAACGCCTCGATCGGCTTGTAGGCACCCATCAGGAGGCCGAGCGGAACGGCGATGATGGCCGCGAGCACGAAACCGCCGACGACGCGCCAGACGGTCATGCCGATGTCGGTGAGGAAGCCGAACTTGACCAGCAGGTCCCAGCCCTCGCGCAGCATGGTCAAGGGATCTGCCAGGAACGTCTTCGGCACATAGCCGCCAACCGTCGCCAGCGACCACGCCGCGACGAACACGACGAAGAAGGCAAGGCCGAGCGCGGTTCTCGATCTGGCGCTGACGGGTTCGAGAGGTCGGATCACGGATCGGGCTTTCGTGTTGGGTGCGGCTCGCGAGGGGGTGGGCCGCTCATGTTGAGTTGGCTTCGGAATACGCTGCTCAATATCGGGCAGGATGCCTCAACACCGTCATTGCGAGGAGCGAAGCGACGAAGCAATCCAGAGTCTCACGCTGGGCCCTGGATTGCTTCGCTTCGCTCGCAATGACGGATCGTGCGGGGCACGCTTCAGCGCCTACTTGATGAAGCTCGCATCATACAGATCCTCGATCTTCGGGATCTGCTTGATGATGCCGACCTCGAGCAGGAGCTCGGCCGCGTCCTTGTTGAAGGTCTTGAACTCCGTTTCAAAGAACTTCTGGCTCGCGGCCTTGTCCTGCCAGCGCAGATACTTCGCGGAGTTGCCGAACTGCTCAGCCGTCTGCTTCACGTCGGCACCCATGATCTCATAGGCCTTGGCCTGGTCCTTGGCGATCATGTCCAACGCCTCGAAATAGCTGTCGGCGAGCGCCTTGGCGGCCTTCGGATTCTCGGACAGGAACTTCGGTGTGCAGCCGAAGGTGTCCATCACCATCGGATAATCCAGGGTGGTGGCGATGATCTTGCCCTTGTCAGGGGCAGCTCGGACGGTCGACAGATACGGCTCGTAGGTCATCGCCGCATCGTTCTGGCCGGAGACGAAGGCCTGCGCAGCGGCGGCCGGCTCCAGGTTCACGATGGTGACGTCCTTCACCGTGAGGCCGTTCTTCTTGAGCATCCAGGCCAGCCCGAAATAGGGCGAGGTGCCGGGCGCGGATGCTGCGACGGTCTTGCCCTTGAGGTCCTTGATGGAGGCGATGTCGTTGCGCACGGCCATGCCGTCGGCGCCGTAGCTCTTGTCGAGCTGGAAGATCTGCTTGGTGGCGACGCCGTTGGCGTTCCAGGAGATCCAGGTCTCGACCGTGGTCGCCGCGCACTGCACGTCTCCAGCGGCGATGGCGAGGTGGCGATCCTTCTGCGGGATCTTCTTGATGGTGACGTCGAGGCCGTTCTTCTTGAAGATGCCGGCTTCCTTCGCCAAGGTCAGCGGCGCAAAACCGGTCCAGCCGGAAATGCCGATACCGACCTTGACGTCGTCGGCATAGGCGGTCGTCGAGGCCAGGAGCGCGGCAGTTACTGCGAGTAGCCCAAATCTGCGCATCGTCATCGTCCTTTGCTGTGAGAAGAAAGCCCTTCGTGCGGCTCGCAGCCGTGATGGCTGCGATCTCCGCTCATCTCTGCAAGCGTGCTTGCAAATCCCATGCTCAGTTCGGGCGCGGGTGAGCTGTCTCATTCGCTGCCCCTGAACCGCGCCACGAGGCGATGCTGCTCGCCGGGATAGATCAGCCTGACAGCCGTGAGCGGCTGCCCCTTGCGCCAGGTGTGGCGCTCGATCACGAGGCAGGGTGCGCCGACCGCGATGTCGAGGCCTTCGGCGATTGCGTCGTCGGCGACGATGGCGCTGATCGCGTGCTCCGCCTCGGTCCAGGGCACGTGATGCAGCAGCCAGGAGCCCGGTGGATCGATCTTGAAATTGGCCTTCGCGGCATCGGGTACGGCGTCGAGATCGATCAGCCGGTCCTCGATCGCGAACGGGACGTTGTCGGCGCTGTGCCGGCAGCGGATCGCGATGACCTTGCACGGTGTCTTGACGCCGAGGCGCTCACGATCGGCGGCGTTGGCGGTGCGGCGCGTCGATGAGATCAGTTCATAGCCATAGGCGCGGCCGAGCGCGCTGATCTCGGCGCGGATGTCCGGGATCTTCAGCACCGCCGACAGGAACTGCGGACGCCGCACGAACGTTCCGGCACGGCGACGCCGCTCGATCAGGTCGGCCTGGGCGAGCTCCGATAGTGCCTTGTTCACGGTCATGCGTGAGCAGCCGTAATGCTCCATGATCTCGTGCTCGAACGGGATGCGGTGGCCGGGCGGCCATTCGCCGGTGAGGATGCGGCGCTCGATGTCCTGCCGGATCGTCTTGTAGAGCGTGCCGGCTCCCGGCTTGGCGCTGTCATCGGCGAGGCTCATGCGAGCAGCCTCCGCACCGCCGTGTTAAAGCCGCGCCTTGCCGCCTCGCGCGACCGATGATGGCCTCCCTGCACGACCTTGGCGCCGCCGGCCCAGACACAATCGATGGCGCCGTGCGACGTCGCGAAGATCCAGCCGTCGAGCAGCGCATCGCGCGTTCGCCCTGCGAGCGACGGATGCGACAGATCGAGCGTGAGGATGTCGGCGCGGCCGCCGACCTGCAGGCCGGCGAGCGGTTGCGCCAGCGCCTGTGCGCCGCCAGCAAGAGCGGCATCCAAGAGCGTGCGGCCTGTCGACGCATCCGGACCTGACGTCAGCACGTTGCGCTCACGATGCGTCAGCCGCTGGCCGTATTCGAGCTGGCGCAACTCGTCGCTCACGCCGACCAGCACGTTCGAGTCGGTCCCGACGCCGATGCGCCCACGCGCGCGCAGATAGTCGCGCGCCGGGAAGATGCCGTCGCCGAGGCTGGCTTCGGTGACCGGACAAAGGCCGGCCGTCGCGCCGCTCCTCGCAAGCGCCGCGGTTTCGTCCGCCGTCATATGCGTCGCGTGGATCAGGCACCAGCGGTCATCGACGTCGTGGTGATCGAGCAGCCATTGCACCGGGCGCTGGCCGGACCAGGCGAGGCAGTCCTCGACCTCCTTCACCTGTTCGGCGGCGTGAATGTGGATCGGGCCACCCTCGGCGAGCGGCAGCAGCGCGGCCAGTTCATCCGGCGCGACCGCCCGCAGGCTGTGTGGCGCGATGCCGAGATTGGCGCCATGAAGCGAGCTGATCGCCTTGCGGGAGGCCGTCAGCAGTTTGGCGAACTGATCGATATCGCAGATGAAGCGCCGCTGGCCGTCATGCGGCGCCGCGCCGCCAAAGCCGCCATGCGCGTAGAAGCTCGGTAGCAGGGTCAGGCCGATGCCGGATGTCTGGGCCGCCGCGGCGATGCGCCCCGCCATCTCGGAGACATCGGCGTAAGGCGTACCGTCGCGATCGTGGTGCAGATAATGGAATTCACCGACCCGCGTGAAGCCGCGCTCCAGCATCTCGACATAGAGCAGGACCGCGACCGCCT
This region of Bradyrhizobium sp. SZCCHNS1050 genomic DNA includes:
- a CDS encoding DUF899 domain-containing protein; its protein translation is MTMHITGTREDWLKARLDLLQAEKELTRRSDELAERRQAMPWVRVDKAYRFDTEDGPATLPDLFKGRSQLLVYHFMFGPDFQAGCPSCSMIADGFNGFQVHLANHDVMLWAVSRAPLAKLKAYKARMGWSFPWASSASSDFNFDFNVAITEEQQRQGGSEYNYRTSPPLGTSDVPAMVAEIAAGAGTDGATFMRDRPGMSAFVLEDGDVYHTYSSYARGLDGLWGAYQWLDRAPKGRNEQGVWWRRRDEYGKR
- a CDS encoding ABC transporter ATP-binding protein, with the translated sequence MTTLVIDKVSRTFPARQGHAPTRALEPVALTIGNNDFVTILGPSGCGKSTLLRIVAGLDHPTSGKVLLDGREVTGPGADRGMVFQSYTLFPWLTVRENIAFGLRERGVPEDKRNAVADRFIQQIGLKGFENHWPKQLSGGMQQRCAIARALANDPKILLLDEPFGALDNQTRVLMQEMLLGIWERDQKTVLFVTHDIEEAIFLGSRVLVMSARPGRIKADIKIELPHPRSYKIKTSPEFVALKERLVEEIRAEALKVAAEA
- a CDS encoding ABC transporter permease; translated protein: MRPLEPVSARSRTALGLAFFVVFVAAWSLATVGGYVPKTFLADPLTMLREGWDLLVKFGFLTDIGMTVWRVVGGFVLAAIIAVPLGLLMGAYKPIEAFLEPFVSFARYLPASAFIPLLILWAGIGELQKLLIIFIGSVFQIILMITVTVGNTRRDLVEAAYTLGAGDRGIIARVLLPSAAPEIAEILRLVLGWAWTYVIVAELIGSSSGIGHMITDSQALLNTGQIIFGIIIIGLIGLISDFLFKAFNAWLFPWKLA
- a CDS encoding ABC transporter substrate-binding protein, whose protein sequence is MRRFGLLAVTAALLASTTAYADDVKVGIGISGWTGFAPLTLAKEAGIFKKNGLDVTIKKIPQKDRHLAIAAGDVQCAATTVETWISWNANGVATKQIFQLDKSYGADGMAVRNDIASIKDLKGKTVAASAPGTSPYFGLAWMLKKNGLTVKDVTIVNLEPAAAAQAFVSGQNDAAMTYEPYLSTVRAAPDKGKIIATTLDYPMVMDTFGCTPKFLSENPKAAKALADSYFEALDMIAKDQAKAYEIMGADVKQTAEQFGNSAKYLRWQDKAASQKFFETEFKTFNKDAAELLLEVGIIKQIPKIEDLYDASFIK
- the hutC gene encoding histidine utilization repressor; protein product: MSLADDSAKPGAGTLYKTIRQDIERRILTGEWPPGHRIPFEHEIMEHYGCSRMTVNKALSELAQADLIERRRRAGTFVRRPQFLSAVLKIPDIRAEISALGRAYGYELISSTRRTANAADRERLGVKTPCKVIAIRCRHSADNVPFAIEDRLIDLDAVPDAAKANFKIDPPGSWLLHHVPWTEAEHAISAIVADDAIAEGLDIAVGAPCLVIERHTWRKGQPLTAVRLIYPGEQHRLVARFRGSE
- a CDS encoding formimidoylglutamate deiminase — protein: MASLHFASALLPRGWAEDVQVVISNGAIESVSAGVPPTSDDEQHEVAIPGIASLHSHAFQRGMAGLAEISGHSTDTFWTWRETMYRFALSMRPEDVEAVAVLLYVEMLERGFTRVGEFHYLHHDRDGTPYADVSEMAGRIAAAAQTSGIGLTLLPSFYAHGGFGGAAPHDGQRRFICDIDQFAKLLTASRKAISSLHGANLGIAPHSLRAVAPDELAALLPLAEGGPIHIHAAEQVKEVEDCLAWSGQRPVQWLLDHHDVDDRWCLIHATHMTADETAALARSGATAGLCPVTEASLGDGIFPARDYLRARGRIGVGTDSNVLVGVSDELRQLEYGQRLTHRERNVLTSGPDASTGRTLLDAALAGGAQALAQPLAGLQVGGRADILTLDLSHPSLAGRTRDALLDGWIFATSHGAIDCVWAGGAKVVQGGHHRSREAARRGFNTAVRRLLA